The Candidatus Binataceae bacterium genomic sequence AGCCATTGCAGCAGAACCACGAGCGCGAAACCGGGAACCAGTTGCAGGGCGCGCCGATAGATCGCGATGCTTTCGGCGATGAGATCGGGCGCGCGGGTCTTTTCCCACATCCTTTGCAGCGCGCACAGGATGACTAGCTTCAGGGATACCGTAATCGCGATTGAAAGCAGGTGGAGAATCCGCGTAAACCAGACCGGGTAGAGCGGCGGCTGCGAGGTGTCGGGCGGTGGCGAGGGTTCTGGATGAGCTTGCGCGGGTATGAAGGAAACGCTCTGGCCACCCGCCGCCTCGAAGGTTTGGACCACGCGATGCTGCAGGTTCAGCGCATCGGGCAGCAGACAGAGCGAGGCGGCAAGCGCAAGCGGAGCGGCGATGAGCGCAAGAACGCTCCAGTTGCCGCGGAGATCGTTTACCGCATTGGCAAGATATATGAAGCTGCTCTTGAGCCGTGTCTGCCCCACGCGGCTAGAGGTTGTCATCCTGTCCAATCCAAGACAAGTGCACCACCCGTTTCGGCGCGGAACAGGCCGCAATCGTTTTGCGCTTTTCCCTCTTCATTTGACCGCTAGCTCCCGATAGCGTGAAGATAATGGCTCGGGCTCGCCCCTCGGTCGCAAGGAGTAAAGCCATGACAGATTCCGACCTTAAAGCCGCAATTGAACATGAGAACAAAATGATCCGCCGGCTGCGGTTCCTGGTCGACCTGACCTTCGCAACCATCGTGCAGGACTGCGACATGACTCTCGAGGAGGCCTGGCGGCACGTGCTGGCGCTCAAGGGCGCGGCGGTCTCGATGTTTCCGGGGAAGGAAGAGACCTTCGACCTTGTCTATCTGCCGCGATTTTCGCGCCTACTCCAGGAGCGTTTCGACGCGAACTAGTATGTGCACGCCGCGCACCACGACGGGACCATGGCTCGTCACGGCTTGAGAACGCTGAGCGGCGAAATCGCACAGCCGGACGGGACGCTGACCCGCGGGCAAATCACCTTTTCCGATCGAATCGTCGAGGTTCACGCGGCACCGACCTCGAGCGACGATTACATCCTGCCCGGATTCGTCGACCTGCAGGTGAACGGAGCACACGGCGCCGGCGTGATGACGGCCTCACCCGAAGCGATAGTCGGGATCGGCCGAAAGCTGGCGCCTGAGGGAACGACCGCGTGGCTGCCTACGGCGGTGACCGCGACCGTCGAGCGCATCGAGCAGGTGCATGCCGCTATCGCCCAAGCCACCTCGCTCGCGGCCGAGCAGAAAGGCCCGGCCGTGGCCGCCACGATTCTCGGTATGCATCTGGAAGGGCCGTTCATTTCGCCAAGGCGGCTCGGGGCGCATCCCCCGTTGAACCTCGAGCCGCGCGGCGAAGCGTTCGAGCGGCTGCGCGCGCTGCCAGCCGTGAAACTGGTAACGCTCGCGCCCGAGCTGCCGGGTGCGCTGGATGCCATCAAGCAGCTGACCGGACTCGGCGTAGCGGTTTCCCTCGGTCATACCGATGCGACGTTGGAAGAGGCGCGCGCGGGAGTGGCTGCTGGCGCGCGGATGTTCACCCACGTGTGCAACGCCATGCGTCCGCTGAACCATCGCGACCCCGGAGTGGTTGCGCTTGCGCTGGCGCCCTCCGCCGCCCGATCCGCCTTCATACCGGACGGCGTCCATGTGCATCCGGAGGTACTGCGGCTGGCCTGGCGGGCGCGCGGCACTCCGGGAATCGTCCTCACCACCGACATGGTCCCGCTGGCGGGAACCGGGGGCGAGGCGAGTTGGGATGTAGGCTCCGGCCGGGCACGAATCGATCGTGGCGCCGCGCGGCTGGCGGACGGCACCCTTGCGGGAAGCATCATTTCGATGCTCGACGGCGTGCGCTTGATGCAGCGCGAAGTCGGGGTGCCGCTGGCCGAAGCAGCGGTTATGGCATCTACCAACCCGGCCGCGGTACTCGGGCTTCGCAATCGCGGGCAACTGGTGCCGAGCTGTTGGGCCGATCTGATAGTACTGAACCGTGCGCTCGAATTGCGGGCGGTATTCGTCGGCGGTCGCGAACTGAGTTGATTAGTCACCAGAAATGAGGTTAAGCAAAATGCCTCTCAACAAGTCGTGCATCGGCAGAGAATTTGCTCCGGTAACCACCGAGGTCACCGCCGCCGCGATCCAAAAATATGCGCGAGCTTACAACGACGACAATCCGGCATTCTTTGAGGCGGCCCGGCCGGGTGGCCTGGTTGCACCGCCCATGTTCGCGGTGGTGGTAACCTGGAGCTCGACCCTCAACGCGGTAATGGACCCCGAGACGGGGGCCGACCTGCTGCGCCTGGTCCACGGCGAACAAGACATGTCTTTCCTGGCTCCGATTCGCCCCGGCGACCGGATTACCTCACGCGCAAAAATCACCGCGATTGATACCAAGGCGACGGGCGAAACGATGACCGTCGACCTGAGCGCGGTGAATCAGAATGGGGTGGCGGTGAACCATTCAGTTTTCAGTGCATTCATTCGGGGGGGTGGCCGGCGCTCAAGCCCGCAAGAGACGCGTACTGATGAGCCACCGGGCGGCGAGCCCATGTTGACCGTTGCACAAAGCATCGATGCGGATCAGACCCTCCGTTACGCGGAAGCTTCGGGCGATCGCAATCCGATTCACGTCGATGAAAACGTGGCGCGAATGGCGGGCCTGCCTGGAATCATCGTGCACGGCCTTTGCACCATGGCTTTCACCTCGAAAGTCATGATCGACAATCTCTGCGACGGCGACCCCACCCGTCTTAAGCGGCTGCGCGTGCGATTTTCGCGTCCGGTGCGCCCGGGCGAAACGATCACCACCCGCGTGTGGCCCGAAGGAGAGCGGGAGGGACGTCGCGCTTTCGCATACCAGACCAGCGCAAGCGACGGTCAGGCCGTCATTCGCGGCGGGATCGCCGAAGTGTCTTAATCAGCGGCGCCGGCTACGGATGAAACCCCGAGCTGGCGTAGTTGAGCTGCGGAGTTTGGCTCCAGCTTCGTCGCGCCGAGGATGCTGCAGTGAACATAACTCTGGGGCTTTCGCTTTCACTGAGCGGCAAATTCGCGCCGCTCGGACGTCAAATCGAGGACGCACTGCAGCTTTTCGTCGCCGACATCAACGCCGCCGGTGGAGTAATGATTGGCGCAGAACGCAGCTACTTTGCGTTGCGCTGCCACGACGATCGCAGCGAGCAAACCCGCTGCGCAGCGATCTATCGCGAGCTATGTGCAGGCACCGGCAGCGACATCGTGTTGGGACCTTACTCCAGCGAACTTACTGCAGTTGCCGCACCGATTGCGGAGGAACATGGCCGCGTGTTCATTAATCACGCCGCTGCCGCCGACGGTATCTATCGACGCGGATACAAGATGATCGTGGGACTGCCAACTCCCGCCAGCCAATATCTCGACGAATTCATTCGCTTGCTTGCGTCGCTCAAGTTCTGGCGCAAGCGTCTGGCGCTAATCACCGAACCGACGGACTTCACACGTTCGCTCAGCATTGGCGCGCAGGCTTGCATACGTGAGCCTCCGGTTCGGCGCAAAGGCGTGCGCCTGCGCGTCAAATGGGAGGAGCGGTTAGATTCGGGGCAGGCGAGCGAGGTGCTGGTGAGCACGCTGCGCCGGGATCGAATCAATTCACTGGTCAGTGCCGGCAGCTATGACCACGATCTAGCGGTGATGCGCGCGGTTCTCGATTCAGAACTCAATATCCCGGTGCTGGCGTGCGTCGCGGCCGGGCGGAGCAGATTCGGCACCGACCTTGGCGAGCGCGCGGAGGGAATCGTGGGAACCAGCCAGTGGGAGCCAGATTCGCAAGTTATTCCCGAGCTGGGACCGAATTCCCGTGAGTTTGCGTATCGGATGCGCACCCAGACCCGCACCGCCACATGCGATTACGTCGCTGCACAGGCTTACGCGGCGGGGGTTCTGGCCGCCGATGTCATCGGGAAGCTTGGCACCTGCGACCAGGTGAGGATGCGCGAACAATTTTCGACGCTTCGAACCGGAACCCTGTTTGGCGCTTTCGAAATCGATCCCGAAACTGGCTGCCAGGTCGCGCATCACATGCTGACCGTGCAGTGGCACAAGGGCAGCAAGGTACCGATCGAGCCCCACCCGCCGCTCGGCGATCGCGGATCGAGCGAGTATTCCGCTGGATGGCGCCTCCTGGAGGCCGGCGCGCAGCTCTTGGGGTTAGGAAACCGCGGCAAACGCAACCGCGGCGACGGTTACGAACTGGATCGCAATTAAGTTCGCAAGCGGAATCCACCACATCGAAGTTTGCGAAAGTCGTTCACCGGGAGCGAGATTCCTTCGCGAGAGGTTTCCCCCAGAGCGTTGAACGCATCCGGGGTGGAGCGTCTTCCGGCCTCGGTCGGTGACTCAATCTCAGAAACTGCGCTGGTCGGGCGGTGGCTCCTGTCCCAGCTTTTTCGCCGAGGCAAGGGCGGCCGAGCGGAAGATACCGTGCGCCATGGTGGAGATCGCTCTTTCGGCGCGAGCTTCGTAAATGGAGACCCGCGCCTGGTGCGCTGGACGATCATCCGGAGCCGCGGCGACGGCCCAATCGACTAGGTGCGCGGCAAGAGCCAACTCGCCTGCCACGAGTTTTTCCAACGCCCGCGTGACAATTTTATCGACTCCACCCGCCAGCGCCGCAATCTCGCGACCCCGCTCAGCGTCGGTTGCGGGCTGCAGGTTTGAGGGAACGCCGTCATACCATCCGCCTTCCAGTCGCCAGATGTTGCGCACGATGAACTCGGGATCATCGTAGACCGGCTGGAGGTACGGTTTCTCGGCCAGATCGGGTCGCGGCTTGACCGCGTGGATTATCTCGTCAAGCGTCGCGTCCGCGTTCATCATCGCGACGGTCGTATCGTAGAGACCCTGAAGAAACTCGGCGGTGTCGTTGAGCATCCGTCTCACGGTCAGCGCGCCGAACACCGGGTAGCCGTGGCCAGGCACCAGCACTTCCGCGCCCAGTTTGCTCATCGCGCGGAGCGCCTCGGCCCAATCGCGTGCGTAGCGCTGGACCTTCTGTGGATTGCCCGCGTTGGGCACCGCCCAGATGATGAAATCTCCGGTGCACAGCACTTTACGCTGCGGAATGTAGACCCAACAGTGGTCGTCGGTCTCGCCGCGCGCGTGATGACATTCGAATTTGTGATCACCCGCAACCACGTTGAGCTGATTGTCGAAATAGGTGTCGGGGTACACGTACTCGGTAGGCCATTGCGACTGGCGGCTGAACTGACGCGTGTTGACCGCGCTGTTATAACCGAGGGTCCGCTTGTAGCGGTCGAAGCGTGCCGCCACGGCGCGGTGCCCGACCACGCGTGGGCGCGCGAGGTTGTTCTTGCGCGCCTCGGCGAGCAGCGCCGGAGTGCCACAGGCATGGTCGACGTGTCCATGGGTATAGATCGCGGTGTTCACCCGCTCCGGGGAAAACTTGCGCAGCAGTTCGAGAGTAGCGGACTGATTGAAGTAGGCCCCGGTATCGATCAGCACCAGCCCTTCGCGGGTTTTAATAGCGGTGACGTTCGCGAACCAGCGGTAGAACATCACGCCGTCGGCGACTTCCTCGCTCTCGCCGGTCGCCATGAGCGGGTGAAGCTGGCGCGTTGAAATTTCGCCACGGATCAGTTTTTCGGAGGTCTCCCTGACTACGCCCATAGGCTTGTCGACCGGGCGGATTATCCGCCCCGTACTCGCGGCCGCGCAACCGCCGACGACTTGCAAACGAGGGTTGGTCGGTCCACGCCCCCAACTGCATACCCTCTCCGGTAATTTCCGATAGACCGGTGTCTACAACACAGCTAACTCAATGGATGCAGTTGGCCGACGTGACGAATCTTGCGATGTTCTACCCAGTGATAGCGATCATGCTGGTCGATGAGTGCCCCTTCGATTCCTGCCGCGCGCGCACCAACCATATCGATCGAGTAGATATCTCCGGCGAAACGCGCCTCTTTGGGTGTCACGCCCAGGCGTTCAAGAGCGATATGAAAAATTCGCGGATCGGGTTTGGCCACGCCGACCACGTGCGAGTCCACGATGGTGTCGAAAAACGGCGCGAGCCCAAAGTCTTTCGCATCTCTCTCGACGTTGCCGTCCGCGTTCGAGACGACCGCCAGTTTGAACCCCTGCGACTTGAGCCGCTCCAGCGCTTCAACAGTTCCGGGCCTCACCACATGCCACAGGGTCCGCTCGCGATGAATCTCTTGGAAGCGCACAGCGTACCCGGGCACTTCCTCCTCGGGAATTCCTGCCGCGCGCATCCAGCCGCGGAAGAATTGTTGGTAGCCGTCGTTCACGTCGCCTCGACGCTCGCCCATCATGAACCGATCGAGCATCGCACGGCCCTGGTACTCCGCATACTCAAGCGCGAGCGCATCGAGTTTGCGCCCCGAACGACTGAACTCGTGCGCGAGTAATTCGTAATCGAGAAACGCCAGCGTTCCGCCAAAGTCGAACAGCAGTGCTTTGACCGCCGACGCCCGCGAAGAGCCTGATTTTTCCTGCGCTGCCATGGTGATGAGCTTAGAGGTCCGAGGTTACGAGCGCTATATCCCAAGCCGCGCTCCCCGGCTTAAACACAGCCCTAACTCGGTCTCAAATCGCCGAAGACATCGCTGGCGGTCGGACAGCCTCTCGTTATGGTACCGGCGCAAGCCGGGAAGCTAGCCCAATGGGCGATAGTGACCGGTGTTTGGGGCAGACCCGTACCCGGGTTGCTTCACCGTCTGGCGAAAAGATAAGATTTTTCTGGATTTTTTGCTTTGCCCACTCGCACCGCGGATCATAAGTGGAAGGCGCAATGTACACCGGAATAATCGAAGACTTGGGCAGCATCGCTAGTGTCAAGCGCGTTCCGCAGGGCGCGGTGATGACGGTCAAAACCGCGCTGCCTCTGAGTAAGATCGATATTGGCGATTCGATTTGCTTTAACGGGGTCTGCGTTACGGTCGTGGCGAAAGGACGGGGAAAAATTTCCGCCGACCTTTCCGCCGAGACCCTGCGCCGCTCGACCTTGGGCAAGCTCAAGGCCGGAGACCGGATTAACCTCGAGCGATGCCTCACGATGGACAAGCTGCTCAGTGGCCACCTGGTGGCCGGGCACGTGGATGGCGTCGCGCGGATCGTTTCCGTCAAGCCCGAGGGGAGCTCGCGGCTCTTCACCTTCGAGGCGCCGGCCAGCGAGGTTCGGTACCTGGTGGAGAAAGGATCCGTGGCGCTCGACGGAATCAGCCTGACCTGTTTCGCGATCAAGGGCCGTCAATTTTCGGTGGCGCTGATTCCGCATACCCTCAAGGTCACCACGCTTGGCGACCGAAAAGCTGGCGACAAGGTAAACTTCGAAAGCGACATGTTGGTCAAGTACGTCGAGAAGATGCTGGTCCAGCGGGGATTCGCCTCCCTCGCGTCGGCGCAGGCCCAGGCGGGAGCCGCGCGATGAGCCTGATGCAGATACCGCGCAAGATCGAGTACGCGTTGCGTGCAATGATCTACCTCGCGGATCGTCCGGCGGGAGTCGCGCGCGGAAGCGAAATCGCCCGGCACGAACAGATTCCCAAGTACTACCTGGAGAAAGTGATTCGCGACCTGATGCGACGTGGACTGGTCCAGGCGCGGCGCGGCCCCGGTGGCGGCTATCAGCTCGCGCGCTCCGCCCCGCAGATCACCTTCCGCGACATCATCGAGGCGGTCGAAGGTCCGATCACACTCAACATCTGCACCGACGGATCCAGTTCGTGCGCGCTGCAGCCGACCTGCAGGATGTACCGGGTCTGGGAGAAAGGGCAGCGCGTGCTGCTGGAAGTGTTCTCTGATACTTCGCTGTCTGAAGTCGCATCGAGTAAGGCTCCAGGTAGTCCCCTCACCGGTGGGACAGCTCGGTCCGAATCGGTCGGCAAACAATAACCAGTGTTCTCTGCGGAACTCTCCATCTTGCCGGGTCCAGCCCGCCGTGAGCCGGGCATCCAGCGGTGAACGACCCGTCATCGGTTTCTCAGCCCGCGGGCGAACGGTCGCGCACTCGCAGCTTTTCCGAGGAAAGCTTCTATCTCGAGGAGTTCTACGGTAAGAGCCTGCTGTTCGCGATGGTTCCGCCGGCCGGCACTCGCATCAGCGACTTCAACTCACTGTTACATACGCTGCGTCATCTCAAGAAGAACCAGACCCGCTGCATCGTGATCGTTTCTCGGAGCGCGCTGCCCAAGCTCCTGCGCCGGATGGGCCGGCACGCGCCAAGCGGACCAGTGCCGGTGTTTAATCCCTCGGTCGGCGTGCGCTCGCGCCCTTATCCGCCCGATGGCGCCGTAGCCCAAATCTGGGAAGGGTTGCGTGCGGGCTCTATAGTGGTCGCCTCGACCAGCGATGAGGAGGAAGACGACCTGGTGGTGTTCGCGCAAGAGCTGGCCAGCCGGCTGCGCGTCTTCAAACTTATCTTTCTCGATCGCCAGGATGGGCTCGTCGATCGCAAAGGCAATCGGCTATCCTTCGTCGAAAGCAAACGGATCCCGCGCACGACGCGGGGAATCCGCTCGCGGGTACGACGGGCGATAATTCGCTCCGCCGCGCGCGCTCTCAAAGACGGGGTCGGCTCCGTGAACCTGGTCGCCCCGCGCGACGTGTACGAAGAACTGTTCAGCTTTATCGGGGCAGGGACCTTGTTCACTGAAACTCCCTACGGTCACGTGCAGCCGATTTCCATCGATGACTTCGAAGAAGTCGAAGCGCTCATTATGCGCGGGCAGAGTGAAGGCTCTCTGCTGTCCCGCAGCGAGGAGCAGATCGCGAAGATCCTTCCCTCGTGCTTCGGCTACCGAATCGGCGATGAACACCTGGCCGGGATTTGTGCACTGCTGACCGATCCGTATCGGCGGGAACGCGCGGGCGAGATCACCGCCCTGTACACGCTCACCCGCTTCCAGGGCGAAGGGGTAGCCGTGGAGCTGGTCAAGGAGGTGGTGAGCGAGGCACGGGCGCGAATGCTGCGGTATGTGTTTGCATGCACCAGCGAAGAGCGTGCGGCTCGGTTTTTCAGTCGCCTCAAGTTCCGCCGGGTCGGAGCCAAAGAAGTACCGGCATCGAAGTGGCGCGGTTACGATCGGACGCGGATCGGGAGACTCAGCATCTTCCACTACAAGTTGGACTGAGAATGGGAGTGCGAACCAAGCCGACACCTTGGCGCAAACCGCACCGGAGAGTTCCCGGGCGCAGGGAGCGGAACTCCGCTCGCGACACTTCTGTTTTCCGGTCAGCGCCGTGGCCCGCCGAAGATTGGCCGATCATAGAACCGTGCAACCAGTCTACCCGGGTCCCGACTACCACTGCGGGCCGGGGTGAGGCTGCGGTGCACCCGCCGGTAAGGAAACTCGCTCGAACGCAACCCCGATGTCTGGATAGCTCATGTGCGGCATAGCAGGGGTGATGATGTCCAACGGGCGGCCGGTCCATCCGGAGACCCTGGACGTGCTACAGGCCGCACTCGCGCATCGCGGGCCGGACGGCAGCGGGCGCCATGTCGCGGGTTGCGTGGGTCTGTTGAGCACCCGCCTGGCCATCATCGATCTCAAGACCGGCCGCCAGCCGCTGTATGAAGATCAGGGCGCGGTGCTGGTTGCCAATGGCGAGATTTACAACGATCCAGAGCTGCGCAAACAGCTCGCCGAGGTGCGCTTTCGCACCGGATCGGATTGCGAGTCCCCCCTGCATCTCTATCGGCGCAAAGGTCTTAAGTTTGTCGACGAGCTCCGCGGCATGTACGCGATCGCGATCTACGATCCGGCTGCCGGAAAGCTGGTCCTGACCCGCGACCCATTTGGAATCAAACCGCTTTACTACGTGGAGAAGGCTCCCTTGTTCGCTTTCGCTTCCGAGCCCAGCGCACTCCTGGCGGCGGGGCTGGCCGAGCGCCGGATCCGACCGCGCGCTCGCGTCGAACTCATGCAACTCAAGTTCACCACCGGCGCCGATACCATCTTCTCGCATATCCATCGCGTGCTTCCCGGCGAAACGCTGGTGATTGCCGACGGAAAAATCGTGGAGCGCCACCGACGCGCGGCCTTGCCCGCAGGGGCGCCGCTGGTGATCGACTACCAGGATGCCCTGCGACAGCTCGACCAGGTCTTGCGCGACAGCGTCGAACATCATCTTCGATCGGACGTTCCCTACGGCCTGTTCCTGTCCGGTGGAATCGATTCCTCGACGCTGGTCGGATTGATGGCCCAGCTTTCACCCAATCCGGTAGTCGCGATCAGCGCGAGTTTTCCAGAGAGCAGTGTGGCCGACGAAAGTCGCGACGCGCTCCGGGTCGCACGTGCGGTCGGCGCCGATCACCACATCGTGGAAATGAGCGCCGACTACTTCTGGAGACGCGCGCCGCGCATCGCGGATGCGCTCGACGATCCCACCACCGATGCCGCAACGATTCCTACCTTCGCACTTGCCCAGGCGGCGAGGAATCACGTCACCGTGGTGCTGAGCGGCGAGGGTGGCGATGAGATGTTCTGCGGGTACAGTCGCTACCGGCGGGCGCGCTGGCTGAGGGGCGCGCTCACCAGGCACGCACGCACGCGCGGCGAATTCGCCGCATTCGGAACTATGAATGGTGCGCTCGACGGTTGGCGCGACGGACTCAACGAAACGGAACGTCGCGAAGCGACCAGCGAGCGGACTTTCATCCAGAAATTGCAAGCTGTGGATTGCGCCGAATGGCTGCCCAACGACCTACTGACCAAGCTGGACCGATGCCTGATGGCTAACAGCCTCGAGGGACGCACTCCGTTTCTCGATCCGATGGTCGCCGATTTCGCGTTGCGGCTGCCCGACGAGGCCAAAGCAACGACCCGGATGAGCAAGCGTCTCCTGCGCGATTGGCTGGCGCGCAATGTTCCCGCGGCGCAGCCATACGCGAAGAAGTTGGGTTTTA encodes the following:
- the nagA gene encoding N-acetylglucosamine-6-phosphate deacetylase translates to MHAAHHDGTMARHGLRTLSGEIAQPDGTLTRGQITFSDRIVEVHAAPTSSDDYILPGFVDLQVNGAHGAGVMTASPEAIVGIGRKLAPEGTTAWLPTAVTATVERIEQVHAAIAQATSLAAEQKGPAVAATILGMHLEGPFISPRRLGAHPPLNLEPRGEAFERLRALPAVKLVTLAPELPGALDAIKQLTGLGVAVSLGHTDATLEEARAGVAAGARMFTHVCNAMRPLNHRDPGVVALALAPSAARSAFIPDGVHVHPEVLRLAWRARGTPGIVLTTDMVPLAGTGGEASWDVGSGRARIDRGAARLADGTLAGSIISMLDGVRLMQREVGVPLAEAAVMASTNPAAVLGLRNRGQLVPSCWADLIVLNRALELRAVFVGGRELS
- a CDS encoding MaoC/PaaZ C-terminal domain-containing protein; the protein is MPLNKSCIGREFAPVTTEVTAAAIQKYARAYNDDNPAFFEAARPGGLVAPPMFAVVVTWSSTLNAVMDPETGADLLRLVHGEQDMSFLAPIRPGDRITSRAKITAIDTKATGETMTVDLSAVNQNGVAVNHSVFSAFIRGGGRRSSPQETRTDEPPGGEPMLTVAQSIDADQTLRYAEASGDRNPIHVDENVARMAGLPGIIVHGLCTMAFTSKVMIDNLCDGDPTRLKRLRVRFSRPVRPGETITTRVWPEGEREGRRAFAYQTSASDGQAVIRGGIAEVS
- a CDS encoding ABC transporter substrate-binding protein is translated as MNITLGLSLSLSGKFAPLGRQIEDALQLFVADINAAGGVMIGAERSYFALRCHDDRSEQTRCAAIYRELCAGTGSDIVLGPYSSELTAVAAPIAEEHGRVFINHAAAADGIYRRGYKMIVGLPTPASQYLDEFIRLLASLKFWRKRLALITEPTDFTRSLSIGAQACIREPPVRRKGVRLRVKWEERLDSGQASEVLVSTLRRDRINSLVSAGSYDHDLAVMRAVLDSELNIPVLACVAAGRSRFGTDLGERAEGIVGTSQWEPDSQVIPELGPNSREFAYRMRTQTRTATCDYVAAQAYAAGVLAADVIGKLGTCDQVRMREQFSTLRTGTLFGAFEIDPETGCQVAHHMLTVQWHKGSKVPIEPHPPLGDRGSSEYSAGWRLLEAGAQLLGLGNRGKRNRGDGYELDRN
- a CDS encoding alkyl sulfatase dimerization domain-containing protein; amino-acid sequence: MGVVRETSEKLIRGEISTRQLHPLMATGESEEVADGVMFYRWFANVTAIKTREGLVLIDTGAYFNQSATLELLRKFSPERVNTAIYTHGHVDHACGTPALLAEARKNNLARPRVVGHRAVAARFDRYKRTLGYNSAVNTRQFSRQSQWPTEYVYPDTYFDNQLNVVAGDHKFECHHARGETDDHCWVYIPQRKVLCTGDFIIWAVPNAGNPQKVQRYARDWAEALRAMSKLGAEVLVPGHGYPVFGALTVRRMLNDTAEFLQGLYDTTVAMMNADATLDEIIHAVKPRPDLAEKPYLQPVYDDPEFIVRNIWRLEGGWYDGVPSNLQPATDAERGREIAALAGGVDKIVTRALEKLVAGELALAAHLVDWAVAAAPDDRPAHQARVSIYEARAERAISTMAHGIFRSAALASAKKLGQEPPPDQRSF
- a CDS encoding HAD family hydrolase produces the protein MAAQEKSGSSRASAVKALLFDFGGTLAFLDYELLAHEFSRSGRKLDALALEYAEYQGRAMLDRFMMGERRGDVNDGYQQFFRGWMRAAGIPEEEVPGYAVRFQEIHRERTLWHVVRPGTVEALERLKSQGFKLAVVSNADGNVERDAKDFGLAPFFDTIVDSHVVGVAKPDPRIFHIALERLGVTPKEARFAGDIYSIDMVGARAAGIEGALIDQHDRYHWVEHRKIRHVGQLHPLS
- a CDS encoding riboflavin synthase; the encoded protein is MYTGIIEDLGSIASVKRVPQGAVMTVKTALPLSKIDIGDSICFNGVCVTVVAKGRGKISADLSAETLRRSTLGKLKAGDRINLERCLTMDKLLSGHLVAGHVDGVARIVSVKPEGSSRLFTFEAPASEVRYLVEKGSVALDGISLTCFAIKGRQFSVALIPHTLKVTTLGDRKAGDKVNFESDMLVKYVEKMLVQRGFASLASAQAQAGAAR
- a CDS encoding Rrf2 family transcriptional regulator — encoded protein: MSLMQIPRKIEYALRAMIYLADRPAGVARGSEIARHEQIPKYYLEKVIRDLMRRGLVQARRGPGGGYQLARSAPQITFRDIIEAVEGPITLNICTDGSSSCALQPTCRMYRVWEKGQRVLLEVFSDTSLSEVASSKAPGSPLTGGTARSESVGKQ
- a CDS encoding GNAT family N-acetyltransferase; the encoded protein is MNDPSSVSQPAGERSRTRSFSEESFYLEEFYGKSLLFAMVPPAGTRISDFNSLLHTLRHLKKNQTRCIVIVSRSALPKLLRRMGRHAPSGPVPVFNPSVGVRSRPYPPDGAVAQIWEGLRAGSIVVASTSDEEEDDLVVFAQELASRLRVFKLIFLDRQDGLVDRKGNRLSFVESKRIPRTTRGIRSRVRRAIIRSAARALKDGVGSVNLVAPRDVYEELFSFIGAGTLFTETPYGHVQPISIDDFEEVEALIMRGQSEGSLLSRSEEQIAKILPSCFGYRIGDEHLAGICALLTDPYRRERAGEITALYTLTRFQGEGVAVELVKEVVSEARARMLRYVFACTSEERAARFFSRLKFRRVGAKEVPASKWRGYDRTRIGRLSIFHYKLD
- the asnB gene encoding asparagine synthase (glutamine-hydrolyzing) — translated: MCGIAGVMMSNGRPVHPETLDVLQAALAHRGPDGSGRHVAGCVGLLSTRLAIIDLKTGRQPLYEDQGAVLVANGEIYNDPELRKQLAEVRFRTGSDCESPLHLYRRKGLKFVDELRGMYAIAIYDPAAGKLVLTRDPFGIKPLYYVEKAPLFAFASEPSALLAAGLAERRIRPRARVELMQLKFTTGADTIFSHIHRVLPGETLVIADGKIVERHRRAALPAGAPLVIDYQDALRQLDQVLRDSVEHHLRSDVPYGLFLSGGIDSSTLVGLMAQLSPNPVVAISASFPESSVADESRDALRVARAVGADHHIVEMSADYFWRRAPRIADALDDPTTDAATIPTFALAQAARNHVTVVLSGEGGDEMFCGYSRYRRARWLRGALTRHARTRGEFAAFGTMNGALDGWRDGLNETERREATSERTFIQKLQAVDCAEWLPNDLLTKLDRCLMANSLEGRTPFLDPMVADFALRLPDEAKATTRMSKRLLRDWLARNVPAAQPYAKKLGFNPPVGEWIAARRSVVKDQVAAQPGIAEAFSKTDVQRVFAYPEKNPQAAWSLLFYALWHSRHVLGVPYDGNIEDVLAAAALRG